A region of the Theropithecus gelada isolate Dixy unplaced genomic scaffold, Tgel_1.0 HiC_scaffold_2707, whole genome shotgun sequence genome:
CCTCTGCAAGgctccccttgctgttctcagcTTGGGAGAGCTGCTGACAGTTTCTGTAACTGAGTGCACATCCCCATCTGACTGTCATTCTCATCCCTGGAGCATGAGAAAAGGCCCGGCCTAGCCGGCCTCAATGCTCATTACCCAGGAAGTTCTGTTCCAGCACCAGCTGGCCCTTTGCACTTTCTCCTATCCCCTGCTAGCCACCCACAGAAAATGGGCTTCTGTCTCAGAGATCAGGACCCAAGAGGGAAGGGCTGGGCCTGGAAAACAGCTTCCCTTCCACACCTGCAGCCTCGTCGCACACCCTCTCTCCTGCCACTGCTCTGGCCTCCCTAACACTCTCTCTGCTCCCAGTACCCCAGGCCTATTCCCTTCAAGGGCCTTTGCAGGGCTGGATCCCGCCTTGGCACTGGTTCCCTGACTGGCTCCTTACAAACTGGAGTGCTTATTTGTGTGCGTCTTACCTGTCTGATATGTCAGTTTGTGCTTTTATGAGCGTAAGAACTTGGCTTGCTTTGTCCACTGCCATATCCCAAGCTCTTAGGAGAATGTttagcatatagtaagtgctcagtaaatatttgttagtgAAGGTACCACTTCTGACTACTGCTCCAAGGGGTTAAATGGACAATTCTTTAGGAGGTGAGAAGGGTGGGACCATGAGTTTCCTCAACGCTTGCCTGGGGAGCTGGCAGCACGAAAGTGAGTTCTGGGCATGTTGTCCCAAACCTGAGCACAACCTCTCCCTGCCTGAATGTGCCCCCGTCCAAGAGCATCCTCTTGGGGTTTGCACCGGCATGACCTTCCCACCCAAGATGTGTTTGTGTGTCACAGATGCATCCACGTGCCTTGTGGGCACAAACAGGTGTGCACACACAGTCTGCCTAGGCCCATCTTGCCCTCTGCTCACACCCATGCATATGTCTCCAGCTGGTCGCTCTCCACCCCCGACTGAGGTCCTGGGACCGGACGCCCTCTCAGGCTGTGCTGTGCTCCTTCCTGCTGCAGCCCAGAGAGCCGATGTTGGCGGGGAGGCAGCTGGCACCTCCATCAACCACTCCCAGGCGGTGCTCCAGCGCTTGCAGGAGCTGCTGCGACAGGGCAACGCCAGTGACGTGGTTCTGCGGGTGCAGGCTGTGGGCACCGACGAGGTCCGGGTCTTCCACGCCCACCGCCTGCTGCTGGGACTGCACAGCGAGCTGTTCCGGGAGCTGCTGAGTAACCAGAGTGAGGCGGTGCTGCAGGAGCCACAGGACTGCGCCGCGGTCTTCGACAAGTTCATCAGGTGGGACAGGGAAGACTAGGGGGAGGCTTCATCCCTTCCTCAGTCCCTGGCTCCTCCACCTACAGGGTCAGGGAAGCCCAGGCCCTTAGAGGTTGTTATGTCTGTTTCCCCAGACATCACTGGGATGACAGTGACCCCTGCATCCCTTCTTCCACTGTACAGCTCCCTGTCTTTGCCTGTGTCATCTGCACAGTTTGATGTCACTTTCGGTTCCTGGTAACCCCCTCAGAGCTGTTTCCAAACCTGGCCATGGGACAGCTTTTAAAAACTACAgttttggggctgggcatggtggctcatgcctgtaatcccagcaatttgggaggccgaagcaggcagatcacctgaggttaggagttcgagaccagcctgcccaacatggtgaaaccccgtctccactaaaaatatagaaaattagctgggtgtggtggcgtgcaactgtaatcccagctattcgggaggctaaggcaggagaatcacttgaacctgggaggtggagtttgggtttgcagtgagctgagatcgtgccactagactccagcctgggcaacagagcaggattctgtctcaaaaaaaccaaccaacgaACCAACCaactaaacaaaaaaactacactTTCATGGGTCCCAACTTGGATCATCAGTTTCAGGTCTAGGGTTAGGGCCagcaatcattttttattttattttatttatttactttttattttcctaaatattccATTATAgaggaatattttttattttaaagcatctcTGTGGTTTTGGTGTTTGGCCAGGTTTGGAACCATAGGGCTAGGGAGTTGAAAAACTTAGACGGCTCTCTCCTGCCTCCCGCCATGGTGCTGCACAGGGAGTGCCATTCACACTAGTGTCTAAGAAAGTAACTCTGTTCTAATGGCTCAGACGAGATGCCTGCAGAATTCCATACATTGCTTCCAAGTTCCAGGAAAGGGGATAAGACAGAAGGGCAAAAAGGGTCTTCCTGTTATCCTGAATCAGTTGCATTTAACCAGCCTTCCTGCAAATCCCAAACTGTGCCCATTGACCAGCAGTTAGTCACATGGCCATGCCCACTATcagggagcctgggaaatgtggtCTTTTATTCCCAGAGGCAATCACGCAtgggaaaagggagaaatggaTGTTGGGGAAGATGGCTGGCAGTGGCTGCCGCACTCCTATAGGGGCAAGTGCGGTGCTGTGTGCCAGTAGGGACTGGCAGGAAGGGTGAGCAGCGGGACAGCAGCAGATGAAGTGAGAGGGAGAGATACTCAGCACAAGTGATCATCAACAGTaggagaggaaaaacaaaaggcGAGGTTGCAAAAAAGaaatgggggctcacacctgcattcccagcactttgggaggccaaagtgggaggactgctcaagtccgggagtttgagaccaacctgggcaacacggaaagaccccatctcaaaacaaaacaaaacaaagctggagtgtagtggcatgatcgtagctcacggcagccttgaactcctgggctgaagctatCTTCCTGactcagactcccaagcagcagggactacaagtgtgcaccaccaagcatgactaatgttttaacttttttttttttttggtagagatagggtctcgctatgttgcccaagctggtcttgaactcctggcctcaagcagtcctcccatcttggccttccaaagtgctgagattccaggtgtgagccactggcacCCACCTGGCCTGTAGCAAGATTCTTTATTCTCCTCTGGTTGTCACAATAACCCTGAGGGGTGTGTGCCACTCCCCCTTTCCCAGATGATTGATTAACCTAAGGTTCAttgaagttaagtgacttgcccagactCATGGCAAGGAGAAGGCAGGCCATGGATCCCAACCAGACTGTAAACCCCAACGGCAGGAGCCACGTCTGTTTTGTTCCGGCCTAGAGCTGCAGGCCTAGTACAGGCACAGTCAAGGCAGGCAATTTCTACATCACCACGGAAATGGAAAGAAGAGCCTGTGAAGTAAGAATGGCCTAGAAGGGTCCTTGAAAGGAAAA
Encoded here:
- the LOC112617599 gene encoding BTB/POZ domain-containing protein 17-like, which gives rise to MPTRGYSKPGSWGSFWAMLTLVGLVTRAAQRADVGGEAAGTSINHSQAVLQRLQELLRQGNASDVVLRVQAVGTDEVRVFHAHRLLLGLHSELFRELLSNQSEAVLQEPQDCAAVFDKFISSLSLPVSSAQFDVTFGSW